Proteins encoded by one window of Arachis ipaensis cultivar K30076 chromosome B04, Araip1.1, whole genome shotgun sequence:
- the LOC107638420 gene encoding uncharacterized protein LOC107638420 isoform X1: MTLTSSSSSSSNFTFDFNPHLSSKPFRPREFRVFRRPRLKHKHKHKRMAMPTLLACSMPPESSPSPFENLFQSLITHYPSVNSLDFITPALGFASGAALYISRINSPKKPLPAPDIGEWILFSSPTPFNRFVLLRCPTVSFEADASQKLVTEERRYVTINSGRIEVRDSECDEKAECLSFQRVCVSTEDGGVVSLDWPSNLELEEERGLDSTLLLVPGTTEGSNERNIRRFVVESLKRGFFPVVMNPRGCARSPLTTPRLFTAADSDDICIAINYINKARPWTTLMGVGWGYGANMLTKYLAEVGERTPLTAVTCIDNPFDLDEATRTSPYHNISDQKLTSGLIDILQTNKALFQGKTKDFDVEKALLAKSVRDFDEAISMVSYGFGAIQDFYSKCSSRNVIRDIKIPVLFIQSDNGMIPAFSVPRNLIAENPYTSLLLCSCSPSSVIDTDRSAMSWCQLLTIEWLTAVELGLLKGRHPLLTDIDVTVNPSKGLAVVEEIRPDKNDKARKLLDLTRSDAFNGYLVDPTQDFLEESNTDANLNVRPKQDLQSNLYHEDMRLQVKNGALQETSSTDAKLIQEGNVGSIDGENGQVLQTAQVVINMLDVTMPGTLTEEQKKKVLTAVGQGETLMKALQDAVPEDVRGKLTDSVTAIMHARGSELKFDKILHIPQSREALSGKKNQEKSRVSSGTEGVLADQSSSNQMKKTSGSVGGSDNVSDGTGKPAGKTETEVLPLEKSSNSGNLTQSQESGNEVGSSSTSRAETSESRDNNGTEEELKEKNTDIDHGEKGSETGAKPYTPNQPAEVVRIEAEAGAEQKNPNSEMARTDMKEESNVQKVEQKSQDLSNDQSKMTLTDAKDLSSPPRPSEHQTTEGEGDQSKMTLTDAKDLTSPPMPSEHQTTEGEGNDSEKKDNKNTQHISHQTNSTRSDSSSAAFSVSQALDALTGMDDSTQVAINSVFGVIENMLSQLEQSSNNKGEDKNGKDFERELGEKKHSDDQSMDSKTSGGSSGKNHNNAVCLESYSCDKGEQLTNTLNTTNRSGVFNSENCDSENHIVHKGTNMNSQLIDQRFLSHKWDGQQPVNRMPLLYGDSPYNEYLRKCLVSKIPSKSLDLDTTTALFLDYFPAEGQWKLFDQPQNIENAANYPATSEEAVLKMKAHSSAKSSDAQEYIEPSYVILDTDKKQEPIEEFVSSDTMNEVIDTSEQSEELIQFVKKRVLDALKIEVGRKLNASEMNEMKLILEVDLEHVANEISLAVAHSKVQLCTEGQFHIVQGDAEKIGTLDGEHIIGVISSSVQETGYLRLVMPVGVIVGSILAALREYFNVTTLQDNVQRVSHSDENEEKPGKKNYGNVTVAEIDQVPLEKSSLENPTKREEAESISENSSKNTVMVGAVTAALGASALLMQQEDPQQGSGTAERSSLPLKIKDQHQKGPKQFVEEVSEKNQNNLVTSLAEKAMSVAAPVVPTKEGGEVDQERLVAMLADLGQKGGGLLRLVGKIALLWGGIRGAMSLTDRLISFLRIAERSLYQRIFGFVGMILVLWSPVAIPLLPTLVRSWTTQTPSRFAEFTCIVGLYTSTVILIMLWGKRIRGYENAFEQYGLDLKSSHQIFELLKGFLGGIILVFSIHAVNAFLGCATFSWPCSPSSLDAVTCFKVYGKMLLVVVQGTVMASGIALVEELLFRSWLPQEIAVDLGYFHGVIISGLVFSLLQRSLIAVPGLWLLSLSLSGARQRNGGSLSIPIGIRTGIITSTFFLQKGGLLTYSNPGNFPLWVTGTHPFQPFSGLVGLVFSFSLAILLYPTRTQKKEAQE, translated from the exons ATGACcctcacttcttcttcttcttcttcctccaattTCACCTTCGACTTCAACCCTCATCTTTCTTCTAAACCTTTTCGGCCACGGGAGTTTCGCGTTTTCAGGCGCCCAAGGCTGAAGCATAAGCATAAGCACAAGCGCATGGCCATGCCCACACTACTCGCCTGCTCTATGCCACCAGAATCTTCACCCTCCCCCTTCGAGAATCTCTTCCAGAGCTTAATCACGCACTACCCTTCCGTCAACTCCCTTGATTTCATCACTCCCGCCCTCGGTTTTGCCTCCGGCGCCGCACTCTACATCTCCCGCATTAATTCCCCCAAGAAACCGCTGCCCGCTCCCGATATTGGCGAGTGGATCCTCTTCTCCAGCCCCACGCCTTTCAACCGCTTCGTTCTTCTGCGCTGCCCTACGGTGTCCTTTGAGGCCGACGCCAGCCAGAAGCTCGTCACGGAGGAGAGGCGTTACGTCACCATCAACAGCGGCAGGATCGAGGTCAGGGATTCGGAGTGTGACGAGAAGGCGGAGTGCTTGAGCTTCCAGAGAGTGTGCGTGAGTACAGAGGATGGAGGTGTTGTTTCGTTGGATTGGCCTTCCAATTTGGAGTTGGAAGAGGAGCGTGGTTTGGATTCTACTCTGCTGCTTGTTCCTGGAACTACAGAAGGAAGCAATGAGAGGAACATAAGGAGGTTTGTGGTTGAATCTCTCAAGAGAGGCTTCTTTCCTGTTGTCATGAATCCCAGAGGATGCGCCCGTTCACCCCTCACCACTCCCCG GTTATTTACGGCTGCTGACAGTGATGATATCTGCATAGCTATAAACTATATCAACAAGGCAAGGCCTTGGACAACCTTGATGGGTGTTGGCTGGGGATATGGTGCAAACATGCTGACAAAATACCTGGCAGAGGTTGGGGAGAGAACACCGCTCACGGCAGTCACGTGTATAGACAATCCTTTTGATTTGGATGAAGCTACAAGGACATCACCTTACCATAATATTTCCGATCAGAAACTCACCAGTGGACTCATAGATATTCTACAAACCAATAAG GCACTGTTTCAAGGCAAAACAAAAGATTTTGATGTGGAAAAGGCTCTGTTGGCAAAATCTGTACGTGACTTTGATGAAGCAATATCTATGGTATCTTATGGGTTTGGAGCAATACAAGACTTTTATTCAAAATGCAGCTCACGGAATGTGATTAGGGATATCAAAATTCCTGTTCTCTTCATACAG AGTGATAATGGGATGATTCCAGCTTTCTCAGTTCCACGCAATCTGATTGCAGAAAATCCATACACAAGCCTGCTCCTATGTTCTTGTTCACCATCTAGTGTTATTGATACTGACAGGTCTGCTATGTCATGGTGCCAGCTTCTAACAATCGAG TGGCTCACAGCTGTGGAGCTTGGACTCTTAAAGGGACGTCATCCTCTTCTGACAGATATAGATGTTACCGTAAATCCTTCTAAGGGACTGGCTGTTGTAGAGGAAATAAGACCGGATAAGAATGATAAAGCGAGGAAATTGTTGGATCTTACTCGATCGGATGCATTTAATGGATATTTGGTTGATCCTACTCAAGATTTTCTCGAAGAAAGTAATACTGATGCCAACCTCAATGTCAGGCCCAAACAGGATTTACAAAGTAATCTTTACCATGAAGATATGAGATTGCAAGTAAAAAATGGTGCTTTACAGGAGACAAGCTCCACTGATGCCAAACTAATTCAAGAAGGGAATGTCGGCTCTATAGATGGTGAAAATGGTCAAGTTCTACAGACAGCACAAGTGGTAATAAATATGCTTGATGTTACCATGCCTGGTACTCTAACAGAAGAGCAGAAGAAAAAG GTATTAACTGCTGTGGGTCAAGGAGAGACACTCATGAAAGCTTTGCAAGATGCTGTGCCAGAAGATGTTCGTGGGAAGTTAACAGATTCTGTGACTGCAATTATGCATGCACGTGGGTCTGAATTGAAGTTTGATAAGATTCTTCATATTCCTCAGTCCCGCGAAGCATTATCAGGTAAAAAGAACCAAGAAAAATCCAGAGTATCATCAGGTACTGAAGGTGTGTTAGCTGATCAGTCCTCATCGAATCAGATGAAAAAGACTAGTGGTTCTGTTGGTGGCTCTGACAATGTATCAGACGGCACGGGCAAGCCTGCTGGAAAAACAGAAACAGAAGTTCTTCCCTTGGAGAAATCATCAAATTCAGGAAATTTAACCCAATCTCAAGAATCCGGCAATGAAGTTGGTTCTTCTAGTACTTCTAGGGCGGAAACTAGTGAGTCTAGAGACAATAATGGCACCGAAGAGGagttaaaagaaaaaaacacTGATATTGATCATGGTGAGAAGGGATCTGAAACAGGTGCAAAACCATACACTCCGAACCAACCTGCTGAGGTAGTTCGCATTGAAGCAGAAGCTGGTGCTGAACAGAAAAACCCAAACAGTGAAATGGCTAGAACAGACATGAAGGAAGAGAGTAATGTTCAGAAGGTTGAGCAAAAAAGTCAGGATCTCTCAAATGATCAAAGTAAAATGACATTAACAGATGCAAAAGATCTGTCTTCGCCTCCTAGGCCCTCTGAGCACCAAACAACAGAAGGGGAAGGTGATCAAAGTAAAATGACGTTAACAGATGCAAAAGATCTGACTTCGCCTCCTATGCCCTCTGAGCACCAAACAACAGAAGGGGAAGGTAATGATAGTGAGAAGAAAGACAACAAAAATACACAGCATATTTCACATCAAACTAACTCAACTAGATCTGATTCTAGTTCTGCTGCCTTTAGTGTTTCTCAAGCATTGGATGCCTTAACCGGGATGGATGATTCCACCCAAGTGGCTATCAATAGTGTGTTTGGTGTAATAGAAAACATGCTATCTCAGCTTGAGCAGAGCTCAAACAACAAAGGTGAAGACAAGAATGGAAAAGACTTTGAACGGGAGTTAGGAGAAAAGAAGCATTCTGATGATCAAAGCATGGATTCCAAGACATCTGGTGGTTCTTCTGGCAAAAATCACAACAATGCCGTGTGCTTGGAGAGTTATTCTTGTGATAAAGGGGAACAACTAACTAATACCCTCAACACAACTAACAGGAGCGGAGTCTTCAATTCTGAAAATTGTGACTCTGAAAACCATATAGTTCATAAAGGAACTAATATGAATAGTCAATTGATTGACCAAAGATTTCTCTCTCATAAATGGGATGGACAACAACCAGTAAATAGAATGCCACTCTTATATGGGGACTCTCCCTATAATGAATACCTCCGTAAATGTCTTGTTTCAAAGATTCCTTCCAAATCACTTGATTTAGACACCACAACTGCATTGTTTCTTGACTACTTCCCAGCAGAAGGTCAATGGAAGCTCTTTGATCAACCACAAAACATAGAAAATGCTGCTAATTACCCTGCAACTAGCGAGGAGGCTGTATTAAAGATGAAGGCCCACTCATCTGCAAAATCTTCTGATGCACAGGAGTATATTGAACCATCATACGTAATATTAGATACTGACAAAAAACAAGAACCTATCGAAGAGTTCGTGTCATCAGACACTATGAATGAGGTGATTGATACAAGTGAGCAGTCAGAGGAATTGATCCAATTTGTGAAAAAGAGAGTATTAGATGCTTTGAAGATAGAAGTTGGTCGCAAGCTGAATGCATCAGAAatgaatgaaatgaaattgatacTTGAAGTAGATCTCGAACATGTGGCGAATGAGATATCACTTGCTGTTGCACATAGTAAGGTGCAATTATGTACAGAAGGTCAATTTCATATTGTACAGGGTGATGCAGAGAAAATTGGAACTCTTGATGGGGAGCATATCATTGGTGTAATTTCATCCTCTGTTCAGGAAACGGGTTACCTGAGACTAGTGATGCCTGTTGGTGTTATTGTAGGGTCCATCTTAGCTGCCTTGAGAGAATATTTTAATGTAACTACGCTTCAAGATAATGTACAGAGAGTATCTCATAGTGATGAAAATGAGGAAAAACCTGGCAAAAAGAATTATGGCAACGTCACTGTTGCTGAGATAGATCAAGTGCCCCTAGAGAAGAGTAGTTTGGAGAATCCCACCAAGAGAGAGGAGGCAGAAAGTATATCAGAAAATTCGAGCAAAAATACTGTCATGGTTGGCGCTGTTACAGCTGCTCTAGGTGCTTCTGCTCTACTTATGCAACAAGAG GATCCACAACAAGGCAGTGGAACTGCTGAAAGATCATCATTGCCTTTGAAAATCAAGGATCAACATCAAAAGGGACCAAAACAGTTTGTAGAAGAGGTCTCTGAGAAGAACCAGAATAACCTAGTTACAAGCCTTGCAGAGAAAGCAATGTCAGTTGCTGCTCCAGTTGTACCTACTAAAGAAGGTGGTGAGGTGGATCAAGAGAG GCTGGTTGCAATGCTTGCTGATTTAGGACAGAAAGGTGGTGGCCTGTTGAGGCTAGTTGGAAAAATTGCTTTACTATGGGGTGGTATACGTGGAGCAATGAGTTTGACGGACAGGCTTATCTCTTTCTTGCGTATAGCTGAACGCTCCTTATATCAGAG GATTTTCGGATTTGTTGGGATGATCCTTGTTCTATGGTCTCCTGTTGCTATTCCATTGCTTCCGACATTGGTTCGGAGCTGGACAACACAGACCCCTTCCAGATTTGCCGAGTTCACTTGCATCGTTGGCCTGTACACTTCAACAGTGATACTTATCATGTTATGGGGAAAAAGAATCCGTGGGTACGAAAATGCATTTGAGCAGTATGGTTTGGACTTGAAATCGTCACACCAG ATATTTGAATTGTTGAAGGGCTTCCTTGGTGGCATCATCCTCGTTTTTTCAATCCATGCTGTGAATGCATTTCTTGGTTGTGCAACTTTTTCATGGCCTTGTAGTCCGTCATCTTTAGATGCTGTGACATGTTTTAAAGTGTACGGGAAAATGCTTTTGGTGGTTGTTCAAGGAACTGTAATGGCCAGTGGCATTGCCCTGGTGGAAGAATTGCTTTTTAGGTCATGGTTGCCACAAGAAATTGCAGTTGATCTGGGGTATTTTCATGGAGTCATCATTTCAGGGCTAGTATTTTCTTTATTGCAGAG GTCTCTGATAGCAGTACCAGGACTTTGGCTTTTATCTTTGTCTCTGTCAGGTGCCCGACAGAGAAATGGAGGTAGCCTCTCAATTCCGATAGGGATACGCACTGGGATAATCACATCCACTTTTTTCTTGCAAAAGGGTGGCCTTTTAACATATAGTAACCCGGGAAACTTTCCTCTTTGGGTAACCGGCACTCATCCATTTCAACCCTTCAGTGGTTTAGTTGGGTTGGTGTTTTCTTTTTCATTGGCAATACTTCTCTACCCCACACGCACACAAAAGAAGGAAGCCCAGGAATAA
- the LOC107638420 gene encoding uncharacterized protein LOC107638420 isoform X2, with amino-acid sequence MGVGWGYGANMLTKYLAEVGERTPLTAVTCIDNPFDLDEATRTSPYHNISDQKLTSGLIDILQTNKALFQGKTKDFDVEKALLAKSVRDFDEAISMVSYGFGAIQDFYSKCSSRNVIRDIKIPVLFIQSDNGMIPAFSVPRNLIAENPYTSLLLCSCSPSSVIDTDRSAMSWCQLLTIEWLTAVELGLLKGRHPLLTDIDVTVNPSKGLAVVEEIRPDKNDKARKLLDLTRSDAFNGYLVDPTQDFLEESNTDANLNVRPKQDLQSNLYHEDMRLQVKNGALQETSSTDAKLIQEGNVGSIDGENGQVLQTAQVVINMLDVTMPGTLTEEQKKKVLTAVGQGETLMKALQDAVPEDVRGKLTDSVTAIMHARGSELKFDKILHIPQSREALSGKKNQEKSRVSSGTEGVLADQSSSNQMKKTSGSVGGSDNVSDGTGKPAGKTETEVLPLEKSSNSGNLTQSQESGNEVGSSSTSRAETSESRDNNGTEEELKEKNTDIDHGEKGSETGAKPYTPNQPAEVVRIEAEAGAEQKNPNSEMARTDMKEESNVQKVEQKSQDLSNDQSKMTLTDAKDLSSPPRPSEHQTTEGEGDQSKMTLTDAKDLTSPPMPSEHQTTEGEGNDSEKKDNKNTQHISHQTNSTRSDSSSAAFSVSQALDALTGMDDSTQVAINSVFGVIENMLSQLEQSSNNKGEDKNGKDFERELGEKKHSDDQSMDSKTSGGSSGKNHNNAVCLESYSCDKGEQLTNTLNTTNRSGVFNSENCDSENHIVHKGTNMNSQLIDQRFLSHKWDGQQPVNRMPLLYGDSPYNEYLRKCLVSKIPSKSLDLDTTTALFLDYFPAEGQWKLFDQPQNIENAANYPATSEEAVLKMKAHSSAKSSDAQEYIEPSYVILDTDKKQEPIEEFVSSDTMNEVIDTSEQSEELIQFVKKRVLDALKIEVGRKLNASEMNEMKLILEVDLEHVANEISLAVAHSKVQLCTEGQFHIVQGDAEKIGTLDGEHIIGVISSSVQETGYLRLVMPVGVIVGSILAALREYFNVTTLQDNVQRVSHSDENEEKPGKKNYGNVTVAEIDQVPLEKSSLENPTKREEAESISENSSKNTVMVGAVTAALGASALLMQQEDPQQGSGTAERSSLPLKIKDQHQKGPKQFVEEVSEKNQNNLVTSLAEKAMSVAAPVVPTKEGGEVDQERLVAMLADLGQKGGGLLRLVGKIALLWGGIRGAMSLTDRLISFLRIAERSLYQRIFGFVGMILVLWSPVAIPLLPTLVRSWTTQTPSRFAEFTCIVGLYTSTVILIMLWGKRIRGYENAFEQYGLDLKSSHQIFELLKGFLGGIILVFSIHAVNAFLGCATFSWPCSPSSLDAVTCFKVYGKMLLVVVQGTVMASGIALVEELLFRSWLPQEIAVDLGYFHGVIISGLVFSLLQRSLIAVPGLWLLSLSLSGARQRNGGSLSIPIGIRTGIITSTFFLQKGGLLTYSNPGNFPLWVTGTHPFQPFSGLVGLVFSFSLAILLYPTRTQKKEAQE; translated from the exons ATGGGTGTTGGCTGGGGATATGGTGCAAACATGCTGACAAAATACCTGGCAGAGGTTGGGGAGAGAACACCGCTCACGGCAGTCACGTGTATAGACAATCCTTTTGATTTGGATGAAGCTACAAGGACATCACCTTACCATAATATTTCCGATCAGAAACTCACCAGTGGACTCATAGATATTCTACAAACCAATAAG GCACTGTTTCAAGGCAAAACAAAAGATTTTGATGTGGAAAAGGCTCTGTTGGCAAAATCTGTACGTGACTTTGATGAAGCAATATCTATGGTATCTTATGGGTTTGGAGCAATACAAGACTTTTATTCAAAATGCAGCTCACGGAATGTGATTAGGGATATCAAAATTCCTGTTCTCTTCATACAG AGTGATAATGGGATGATTCCAGCTTTCTCAGTTCCACGCAATCTGATTGCAGAAAATCCATACACAAGCCTGCTCCTATGTTCTTGTTCACCATCTAGTGTTATTGATACTGACAGGTCTGCTATGTCATGGTGCCAGCTTCTAACAATCGAG TGGCTCACAGCTGTGGAGCTTGGACTCTTAAAGGGACGTCATCCTCTTCTGACAGATATAGATGTTACCGTAAATCCTTCTAAGGGACTGGCTGTTGTAGAGGAAATAAGACCGGATAAGAATGATAAAGCGAGGAAATTGTTGGATCTTACTCGATCGGATGCATTTAATGGATATTTGGTTGATCCTACTCAAGATTTTCTCGAAGAAAGTAATACTGATGCCAACCTCAATGTCAGGCCCAAACAGGATTTACAAAGTAATCTTTACCATGAAGATATGAGATTGCAAGTAAAAAATGGTGCTTTACAGGAGACAAGCTCCACTGATGCCAAACTAATTCAAGAAGGGAATGTCGGCTCTATAGATGGTGAAAATGGTCAAGTTCTACAGACAGCACAAGTGGTAATAAATATGCTTGATGTTACCATGCCTGGTACTCTAACAGAAGAGCAGAAGAAAAAG GTATTAACTGCTGTGGGTCAAGGAGAGACACTCATGAAAGCTTTGCAAGATGCTGTGCCAGAAGATGTTCGTGGGAAGTTAACAGATTCTGTGACTGCAATTATGCATGCACGTGGGTCTGAATTGAAGTTTGATAAGATTCTTCATATTCCTCAGTCCCGCGAAGCATTATCAGGTAAAAAGAACCAAGAAAAATCCAGAGTATCATCAGGTACTGAAGGTGTGTTAGCTGATCAGTCCTCATCGAATCAGATGAAAAAGACTAGTGGTTCTGTTGGTGGCTCTGACAATGTATCAGACGGCACGGGCAAGCCTGCTGGAAAAACAGAAACAGAAGTTCTTCCCTTGGAGAAATCATCAAATTCAGGAAATTTAACCCAATCTCAAGAATCCGGCAATGAAGTTGGTTCTTCTAGTACTTCTAGGGCGGAAACTAGTGAGTCTAGAGACAATAATGGCACCGAAGAGGagttaaaagaaaaaaacacTGATATTGATCATGGTGAGAAGGGATCTGAAACAGGTGCAAAACCATACACTCCGAACCAACCTGCTGAGGTAGTTCGCATTGAAGCAGAAGCTGGTGCTGAACAGAAAAACCCAAACAGTGAAATGGCTAGAACAGACATGAAGGAAGAGAGTAATGTTCAGAAGGTTGAGCAAAAAAGTCAGGATCTCTCAAATGATCAAAGTAAAATGACATTAACAGATGCAAAAGATCTGTCTTCGCCTCCTAGGCCCTCTGAGCACCAAACAACAGAAGGGGAAGGTGATCAAAGTAAAATGACGTTAACAGATGCAAAAGATCTGACTTCGCCTCCTATGCCCTCTGAGCACCAAACAACAGAAGGGGAAGGTAATGATAGTGAGAAGAAAGACAACAAAAATACACAGCATATTTCACATCAAACTAACTCAACTAGATCTGATTCTAGTTCTGCTGCCTTTAGTGTTTCTCAAGCATTGGATGCCTTAACCGGGATGGATGATTCCACCCAAGTGGCTATCAATAGTGTGTTTGGTGTAATAGAAAACATGCTATCTCAGCTTGAGCAGAGCTCAAACAACAAAGGTGAAGACAAGAATGGAAAAGACTTTGAACGGGAGTTAGGAGAAAAGAAGCATTCTGATGATCAAAGCATGGATTCCAAGACATCTGGTGGTTCTTCTGGCAAAAATCACAACAATGCCGTGTGCTTGGAGAGTTATTCTTGTGATAAAGGGGAACAACTAACTAATACCCTCAACACAACTAACAGGAGCGGAGTCTTCAATTCTGAAAATTGTGACTCTGAAAACCATATAGTTCATAAAGGAACTAATATGAATAGTCAATTGATTGACCAAAGATTTCTCTCTCATAAATGGGATGGACAACAACCAGTAAATAGAATGCCACTCTTATATGGGGACTCTCCCTATAATGAATACCTCCGTAAATGTCTTGTTTCAAAGATTCCTTCCAAATCACTTGATTTAGACACCACAACTGCATTGTTTCTTGACTACTTCCCAGCAGAAGGTCAATGGAAGCTCTTTGATCAACCACAAAACATAGAAAATGCTGCTAATTACCCTGCAACTAGCGAGGAGGCTGTATTAAAGATGAAGGCCCACTCATCTGCAAAATCTTCTGATGCACAGGAGTATATTGAACCATCATACGTAATATTAGATACTGACAAAAAACAAGAACCTATCGAAGAGTTCGTGTCATCAGACACTATGAATGAGGTGATTGATACAAGTGAGCAGTCAGAGGAATTGATCCAATTTGTGAAAAAGAGAGTATTAGATGCTTTGAAGATAGAAGTTGGTCGCAAGCTGAATGCATCAGAAatgaatgaaatgaaattgatacTTGAAGTAGATCTCGAACATGTGGCGAATGAGATATCACTTGCTGTTGCACATAGTAAGGTGCAATTATGTACAGAAGGTCAATTTCATATTGTACAGGGTGATGCAGAGAAAATTGGAACTCTTGATGGGGAGCATATCATTGGTGTAATTTCATCCTCTGTTCAGGAAACGGGTTACCTGAGACTAGTGATGCCTGTTGGTGTTATTGTAGGGTCCATCTTAGCTGCCTTGAGAGAATATTTTAATGTAACTACGCTTCAAGATAATGTACAGAGAGTATCTCATAGTGATGAAAATGAGGAAAAACCTGGCAAAAAGAATTATGGCAACGTCACTGTTGCTGAGATAGATCAAGTGCCCCTAGAGAAGAGTAGTTTGGAGAATCCCACCAAGAGAGAGGAGGCAGAAAGTATATCAGAAAATTCGAGCAAAAATACTGTCATGGTTGGCGCTGTTACAGCTGCTCTAGGTGCTTCTGCTCTACTTATGCAACAAGAG GATCCACAACAAGGCAGTGGAACTGCTGAAAGATCATCATTGCCTTTGAAAATCAAGGATCAACATCAAAAGGGACCAAAACAGTTTGTAGAAGAGGTCTCTGAGAAGAACCAGAATAACCTAGTTACAAGCCTTGCAGAGAAAGCAATGTCAGTTGCTGCTCCAGTTGTACCTACTAAAGAAGGTGGTGAGGTGGATCAAGAGAG GCTGGTTGCAATGCTTGCTGATTTAGGACAGAAAGGTGGTGGCCTGTTGAGGCTAGTTGGAAAAATTGCTTTACTATGGGGTGGTATACGTGGAGCAATGAGTTTGACGGACAGGCTTATCTCTTTCTTGCGTATAGCTGAACGCTCCTTATATCAGAG GATTTTCGGATTTGTTGGGATGATCCTTGTTCTATGGTCTCCTGTTGCTATTCCATTGCTTCCGACATTGGTTCGGAGCTGGACAACACAGACCCCTTCCAGATTTGCCGAGTTCACTTGCATCGTTGGCCTGTACACTTCAACAGTGATACTTATCATGTTATGGGGAAAAAGAATCCGTGGGTACGAAAATGCATTTGAGCAGTATGGTTTGGACTTGAAATCGTCACACCAG ATATTTGAATTGTTGAAGGGCTTCCTTGGTGGCATCATCCTCGTTTTTTCAATCCATGCTGTGAATGCATTTCTTGGTTGTGCAACTTTTTCATGGCCTTGTAGTCCGTCATCTTTAGATGCTGTGACATGTTTTAAAGTGTACGGGAAAATGCTTTTGGTGGTTGTTCAAGGAACTGTAATGGCCAGTGGCATTGCCCTGGTGGAAGAATTGCTTTTTAGGTCATGGTTGCCACAAGAAATTGCAGTTGATCTGGGGTATTTTCATGGAGTCATCATTTCAGGGCTAGTATTTTCTTTATTGCAGAG GTCTCTGATAGCAGTACCAGGACTTTGGCTTTTATCTTTGTCTCTGTCAGGTGCCCGACAGAGAAATGGAGGTAGCCTCTCAATTCCGATAGGGATACGCACTGGGATAATCACATCCACTTTTTTCTTGCAAAAGGGTGGCCTTTTAACATATAGTAACCCGGGAAACTTTCCTCTTTGGGTAACCGGCACTCATCCATTTCAACCCTTCAGTGGTTTAGTTGGGTTGGTGTTTTCTTTTTCATTGGCAATACTTCTCTACCCCACACGCACACAAAAGAAGGAAGCCCAGGAATAA